A genomic window from Fusarium oxysporum Fo47 chromosome VIII, complete sequence includes:
- a CDS encoding kinase-like domain-containing protein — MDGKRHPSSFQQLEKLGEGTYATVFKGRNRQTGELVALKEIHLDSEEGTPSTAIREISLMKELKHENIVGLHDVIHTENKLMLVFEYMDGDLKRYMDTHGDRGALKPTTIKSFMYQLLKGIDFCHQNRVLHRDLKPQNLLINSKGVLKLGDFGLARAFGIPVNTFSNEVVTLWYRAPDVLLGSRTYNTSIDIWSAGCIMAEMFTGRPLFPGTTNEDQIIRIFRIMGTPTERTWPGITQFPEYKPTFHMYATQDLRNILPAIDPNGIDLLQRMLQLRPELRISAHDALQHVWFNDLMMHPQQQALQAQARGYPQAVPTQGFEAY; from the coding sequence ATGGACGGAAAGCGACACCCCAGCTCGTTCCagcagctcgagaagctcggTGAAGGTACCTACGCCACCGTCTTCAAGGGCCGCAACAGACAGACTGGAGAGCTTGTAGCGCTCAAGGAAATCCACCTCGACTCCGAAGAGGGAACACCGTCGACCGCCATCCGAGAGATttcgttgatgaaggagctcaagcaCGAGAATATTGTAGGCCTGCACGATGTTATTCACACCGAGAACAAACTCATGCTCGTCTTCGAGTACATGGACGGCGATCTTAAGAGGTACATGGACACTCATGGCGATCGCGGTGCCCTCAAGCCTACCACCATCAAGTCCTTCATGTACCAGCTCCTCAAGGGCATCGACTTCTGTCACCAAAATCGTGTTCTTCACCGCGATCTCAAGCCCCAGAACTTGCTCATCAATAGCAAGGGCGTTTTGAAGCTCGGCGATTTCGGCCTTGCCCGCGCCTTTGGTATCCCCGTCAACACCTTCTCCAATGAGGTCGTCACCCTATGGTACCGCGCCCCCGATGTTCTCCTCGGCAGCCGAACATACAACACCAGTATCGATATCTGGTCCGCGGGCTGCATCATGGCCGAGATGTTTACCGGTCGACCTCTGTTCCCCGGAACCACAAACGAAGACCAGATCATCCGCATTTTCCGCATCATGGGAACACCAACAGAGCGTACCTGGCCCGGTATCACACAGTTCCCCGAGTACAAACCTACATTCCATATGTACGCCACTCAAGATCTTCGAAACATCCTCCCGGCGATTGACCCCAACGGTATCGATCTGCTGCAGCGAATGCTACAGCTTCGACCAGAACTGAGGATCAGTGCCCATGATGCCCTTCAGCACGTTTGGTTCAACGACCTTATGATGCACCCTCAGCAGCAGGCTCTCCAAGCGCAGGCTCGCGGATACCCCCAGGCTGTTCCCACTCAAGGTTTCGAGGCGTATTAG
- a CDS encoding lysophosphatidylcholine acyltransferase gives MSDSDPPAQPSLPWRIASATVMGSVGAFSRVFMNGFNTLEVTGLEGLLGVLDRRKREGRERGLLTVCNHVAVLDDPLIWGMLPMRYFFDAVNMRWGLGAHDICFKNKATSTFFSLGQVLPTHRLWYSPYGGLYQPTMAQAVKLLSGPSPASWSTASDSPLSATPASTRPPAVPQPLFFSTNGVDQFPAPSAYPAYRNAWVHVFPEACCHQSPDSGLRYFKWGVSRLILESDPAPEFIPMFVHGTQHIMAEDRGWPRWAPRFGKTVKIVIGEPTDVDQLFGHQRAAWRKLVAKGDPELLRNGPEATELRISVARRVRDEVEKLRESAGFPAEKDEAPALAETWAKDPLRTKFKSPVDGSLVNRHGPRERP, from the exons GCAGCCAAGTCTGCCATGGCGCATTGCCTCGGCGACTGTCATGGGCTCAGTTGGCGCATTCTCAAGAGTATTCATGAACGGCTTCAATACCCTCGAGGTTACAGGCCTAGAAGGGCTTCTGGGGGTTCTTGATCGTAGGAAAAGAGAAGGGCGTGAGCGCGGGCTGCTCACTGTATGTAATCATGTAGCAGT ACTTGATGATCCTCTTATTTGGGGCATGCTACCAATGCGGTACTTCTTTGACGCAGTCAACATGAGATGGGGTCTTGGGGCGCATGATATATGTTTCAAGAATAA AGCCACATCGACATTCTTCAGTCTTGGTCAGGTTCTGCCCACTCACAGATTATGGTACTCTCCTTATGGTGGTCTATACCAGCCAACCATGGCACAGGCTGTCAAGCTACTATCCGGCCCATCACCAGCTTCATGGTCTACAGCCTCCGACTCTCCTCTCTCTGCAACTCCTGCTTCAACAAgacctcctgcagttcctcaaccgctcttcttctctacCAACGGCGTTGATCAATTTCCAGCGCCATCTGCCTACCCAGCCTATCGAAATGCCTGGGTCCACGTGTTTCCAGAGGCTTGTTGTCACCAAAGTCCGGATAGCGGATTGCGCTACTTCAAATGGGGTGTATCTCGACTGATTCTCGAATCTGATCCGGCTCCAGAGTTCATCCCCATGTTCGTTCATGGTACCCAGCACATTATGGCCGAGGATAGAGGATGGCCCAGATGGGCGCCTCGTTTTGGAAAGACCGTGAAGATAGTGATAGGTGAGCCGACAGATGTTGATCAGCTCTTTGGTCACCAGCGGGCAGCATGGCGCAAGCTTGTTGCGAAAGGTGACCCAGAACTTCTCCGAAATGGCCCAGAGGCTACTGAGTTAAGAATATCGGTGGCCAGGAGAGTAAGAGACGAGGTCGAGAAATTACGAGAAAGCGCAGGGTTCCCTGCAGAAAAGGACGAAGCACCGGCTCTCGCAGAAACATGGGCCAAAGATCCTCTCCGCACAAAATTCAAGAGCCCAGTCGATGGGAGTCTTGTTAACAGACATGGGCCAAGAGAACGCCCATGA